The proteins below come from a single Triticum aestivum cultivar Chinese Spring chromosome 5D, IWGSC CS RefSeq v2.1, whole genome shotgun sequence genomic window:
- the LOC123125474 gene encoding putative UPF0481 protein At3g02645: MAASDQQLEQARSTRHGVEDESRWVELIRQSLREVSGEEDDDGIPVSVFDVPKQLLVHKPEAYAPQFIALGPYHHWHPHLYDMERYKIDAARRALRAAGRSLDDLMRELRHLEGKVRAHYHRYLDFRDGTLSLMMLVDGAFLLEFLAIHHHHAAAEPERVTVSNWTSRMAHLIDLGRTGRKSAHSLILRDMLMLENQIPLFLLREILQATCHSQSVDESTTRLTCMVTGLMKELCPFKMEGNFPEKQVERDIAKHSHLLELLYRLLVPKPKPSEDAAPAWSGTVEDDIEEQRPDGDGGQEGEGPSAGTGSEYVMQLLSAMLSMASRLKGGRLGHVMKPIEFAAKAPWKMLAGIPGISALSMHADADMSQEIAIPSVTELASSGVRFKPTNGNLSTISFNRKTATLHLPAVTLDCNTEVVLRNLVAYESSAASGPLVFTRYTELMNGIIDTDDDVTLLRKRGVVINRMKKSDGEAAKLWNGMSRSVQHSKVPDLDAVIEDVNRYYGRRWSVKAKRFMRKYVLSSWKMLTFFATISMLLLTTLQAFCSVYTCSRWFGDVVVAVTPTPR, encoded by the coding sequence ATGGCCGCCTCCGATCAGCAGCTAGAGCAGGCCCGCAGCACCCGGCACGGCGTCGAGGACGAGTCCCGGTGGGTGGAGCTGATCCGGCAGTCCCTCCGGGAGGTTTccggggaggaggacgacgacggcaTCCCCGTGTCCGTGTTCGACGTGCCCAAGCAGCTGCTGGTGCACAAGCCCGAGGCCTACGCGCCGCAGTTCATCGCGCTGGGCCCCTACCACCACTGGCACCCTCACCTGTACGACATGGAGCGCTACAAGATCGACGCCGCCCGCCGGGCGCTCCGCGCGGCCGGCCGCAGCCTGGACGACCTCATGCGCGAGCTCCGGCACCTCGAGGGCAAGGTCCGCGCTCACTACCACCGCTACCTCGACTTCCGCGACGGGACGCTCTCGCTCATGATGCTGGTGGACGGCGCTTTCCTGCTCGAGTTCCTCgccatccaccaccaccacgccgccgccgaGCCCGAGAGGGTCACCGTCTCTAACTGGACGTCGAGGATGGCGCACCTCATCGACCTGGGCAGGACCGGGCGGAAGTCCGCTCACAGCCTCATCCTCCGCGACATGCTCATGCTCGAGAACCAGATTCCGCTCTTCCTCCTCCGCGAGATCCTCCAGGCGACATGCCACTCCCAGTCCGTCGACGAGTCCACCACGCGGCTCACCTGCATGGTGACGGGCCTCATGAAGGAGCTCTGCCCGTTTAAGATGGAGGGCAACTTCCCGGAGAAGCAGGTCGAGAGGGACATCGCAAAGCACTCGCACCTGCTCGAGCTGCTCTACCGCCTGCTCGTGCCCAAGCCCAAGCCCTCTGAGGACGCCGCCCCGGCGTGGTCTGGCACCGTCGAGGATGATATCGAGGAGCAGCGACCGGACGGTGATGGCGGCCAAGAAGGCGAAGGCCCTTCCGCCGGCACCGGCAGCGAGTACGTGATGCAACTGCTCTCCGCCATGTTGAGCATGGCGTCGAGGCTCAAGGGCGGCCGCCTGGGCCATGTGATGAAGCCGATCGAGTTTGCGGCCAAGGCGCCGTGGAAGATGCTCGCCGGCATACCTGGCATCTCGGCCTTGTCCATGCACGCGGACGCAGACATGAGCCAGGAGATCGCGATCCCATCGGTGACCGAGCTGGCCAGCAGCGGCGTTCGGTTTAAGCCGACCAACGGCAACCTGTCCACCATCAGCTTCAACCGCAAGACGGCGACGCTGCACCTCCCGGCGGTGACCCTCGACTGCAACACGGAGGTGGTGCTCCGGAACCTGGTCGCCTACGAGTCGTCCGCCGCGTCGGGCCCGCTGGTGTTCACCCGATACACGGAGCTCATGAACGGCATCATCGACACCGACGACGACGTCACGCTGCTCCGCAAGCGCGGCGTGGTGATCAACCGCATGAAGAAGAGCGACGGCGAGGCCGCCAAGCTGTGGAACGGCATGAGCCGCTCGGTGCAGCACTCCAAGGTGCCGGATCTGGACGCGGTCATCGAGGACGTGAACCGCTACTACGGCCGGCGGTGGAGCGTCAAGGCGAAGCGGTTCATGCGCAAGTACGTGCTCAGCTCATGGAAGATGCTCACCTTCTTCGCCACCATCAGCATGCTGCTTCTCACCACCTTGCAGGCCTTCTGCTCCGTCTACACGTGCTCTCGGTGGTTCGGTGACGTTGTTGTAGCGGTCACGCCGACACCGAGATAG